Proteins encoded by one window of Chanos chanos chromosome 7, fChaCha1.1, whole genome shotgun sequence:
- the mrpl52 gene encoding large ribosomal subunit protein mL52 has translation MAAPLKMLCITAFRQTSRSFTSTCTIQAGTKWRLENGLSRSGSEYGPLTDLPDWSYADGRPAPPMKGQTRRRAEREAFARRAVYLNAEMDQGMQKWREKKEEEEKMEEQRKAQLLKPKGNLLLKTKK, from the exons ATGGCTGCACCCTTGAAGATGTTGTGCATCACTG CGTTTAGGCAGACATCGCGTTCATTCACATCAACGTGCACAATTCAAGCAGGAACGAAGTGGAGGCTCGA aaatgGTTTATCCCGAAGTGGGTCTGAATATGGCCCATTAACAGATCTACCCGACTGGTCATACGCAG ATGGCAGGCCAGCCCCTCCAATGAAAGGCCAGACAAGAAGGCGAGCAGAAAGAGAAGCATTTGCA agGAGAGCAGTATATCTAAATGCAGAGATGGATCAGGGCATGCagaaatggagggagaaaaaggaggaagaagaaaagatggAGGAACAGAGGAAGGCTCAGCTACTCAAACCAAAAGGAAAccttttattaaaaacaaaaaaataa
- the ajuba gene encoding LIM domain-containing protein ajuba: MDRLGSKLKSKLKLSDSGSVKFSKKKNELANTNNNSNISTPSGGTAEDQSSATTSPPASTGQFTLTCPGEACSQSVSRNGKVVSSQRISPSSTTASTTVPEERGAVVEHHPTTLAPLRRRSPQQRASYYLPEGVDSRAGGAGDQLRRGDSPRGEADPQTAYSPNSQAAANQRRYSLELQQLVRRQQLLSQPPQHSMPPPYPSHSSVARSGTTEPSFLPEPERHKRFSLQEALFYKRSSSGSEQWDSVRPASLSHPPQRPVEGGGGGFFFSPGPALSPCSSFSLQESVLASPRSSFASSTASGGGGGSGSPMGSRCSSNRTSGISLGYDTRHTLAPQLQFSSTQLGGASAGQGYSVSGGGKVVAPPMEVWRDYLEGGIAQDSRHSYPPAVGTPTAVCSRAEPEWWGSEGIGERARHSDLLGTRYQQELTRLLLRDAALKEEGLLGGLTLKDQPLPARPPSAPLSCGPVRTQEELGTSREHSENRQEFFGTCVKCGKGVYGADNACQALDSLYHTRCFTCVSCGRTLRNKDFYNVNGSVYCKEDYLFSGFQAAAEKCSVCGHLILEQILQALGNSYHPGCFRCIVCSKALDGVPFTVDYLNNVYCVSDYNKTFAPKCAACLQPILPAEGSEEILRVVSMNKDYHFECYHCEECGKQLSDKPGSQCYPLGSHLLCHSCHMTRVCSTHNLPPHNTH, translated from the exons ATGGACCGACTTGGCAGTAAACTGAAGTCTAAGTTAAAACTCTCTGACTCTGGGAGTGTGAAATTTAGCAAGAAGAAAAACGAACTGGCTAACActaataataacagcaacatCAGCACCCCTAGTGGTGGAACAGCAGAAGACCAGAGCTCAGCTACCACCAGCCCACCTGCCAGCACGGGTCAGTTTACCCTGACCTGCCCCGGTGAGGCGTGcagccagtcagtcagcagaAATGGAAAAGTGGTCAGTTCACAACGGATCTCTCCGTCTTCGACGACCGCTTCTACTACGGTGCCCGAAGAACGCGGAGCCGTCGTTGAACACCACCCGACGACCCTCGCTCCGCTACGGCGCCGGTCCCCTCAGCAACGTGCCTCGTACTACCTGCCGGAAGGCGTGGATAGCCGGGCAGGGGGCGCTGGGGACCAACTGAGGCGGGGTGATTCTCCCCGTGGGGAGGCTGACCCCCAGACCGCATACAGCCCTAATTCCCAAGCTGCCGCTAACCAGCGGCGCTATTCGCTGGAGCTCCAGCAGCTGGTCCGACGCCAGCAACTCCTGTCCCAGCCTCCACAACACTCCATGCCACCGCCGTACCCCTCCCACAGCTCTGTGGCCCGGTCTGGTACGACCGAGCCGAGCTTTCTGCCCGAACCGGAGCGCCACAAGCGGTTCTCCCTGCAGGAGGCGCTGTTCTACAAGCGGTCAAGCTCTGGCAGCGAGCAGTGGGACAGTGTCCGACCGGCCTCACTCTCCCACCCTCCGCAACGGCCCGtcgagggaggaggaggggggttcTTCTTTTCCCCGGGCCCCGCGCTCAGCCCTTGCTCCTCCTTCAGTCTGCAGGAGTCGGTTCTGGCCAGTCCTCGCTCCAGCTTTGCCAGTAGCACGGCCAGTGGGGGCGGAGGCGGCAGCGGCAGTCCCATGGGGAGTCGCTGCAGCAGCAACCGCACCAGCGGCATTAGCTTGGGTTATGACACGCGCCACACGCTGGCCCCACAGCTCCAGTTCTCCTCCACACAGCTAGGTGGCGCCTCAGCTGGACAAGGCTACTCCGTGTCAGGAGGTGGAAAGGTAGTGGCACCTCCTATGGAGGTGTGGAGAGACTACCTGGAGGGAGGGATAGCGCAGGATAGCCGACACTCCTACCCGCCTGCGGTTGGTACCCCAACCGCGGTTTGTTCTCGtgctgaacccgagtggtgggGAAGTGAGGGGATAGGTGAACGGGCTCGACACTCGGATCTCCTGGGTACCCGCTACCAGCAGGAGCTCACGCGTCTGCTCCTGAGGGACGCGGCCTTAAAGGAGGAGGGGCTTCTTGGAGGGCTGACCCTCAAAGACCAACCTTTACCCGCGAGGCCCCCCAGCGCCCCTCTCTCTTGTGGACCAGTCAGAACGCAAGAGGAGTTGGGGACCTCGAGGGAACACTCTGAAAACCGTCAGGAGTTTTTTG GCACCTGTGTGAAGTGCGGTAAGGGTGTGTATGGGGCGGACAACGCTTGCCAGGCTCTGGACAGTCTGTATCACACCCGCTGCTTCACCTGCGTGTCCTGCG gtcgaACACTCAGAAATAAGGACTTCTATAACGTGAATGGTTCTGTGTATTGTAAGGAGGATTACTTG TTCTCAGGCTTCCAAGCTGCAGCAGagaagtgcagtgtgtgtggtcacCTTATTTTGGAACAA ATCTTACAGGCCCTGGGGAACTCTTATCACCCCGGCTGTTTCCGCTGCATTGTTTGCTCCAAAGCTTTGGACGGAGTTCCCTTCACAGTAGACTACCTCAACAACGTCTACTGTGTCTCTGACTACaacaa GACATTTGCTCCGAAATGCGCTGCCTGTTTACAACCCATTTTACCGGCTGAG GGCAGCGAGGAGATTCTCAGGGTGGTATCTATGAACAAAGACTATCACTTTGAGTGTTACCACTGCGAG GAGTGTGGGAAGCAGCTCTCGGATAAACCTGGATCTCAGTGCTACCCTCTGGGCTCCCATTTACTCTGTCACTCATGTCACATGACCAGAGTGTGCTCCACTCATAACCTTCcccctcacaacacacactga